One segment of Plasmodium vivax chromosome 14, whole genome shotgun sequence DNA contains the following:
- a CDS encoding hypothetical protein (encoded by transcript PVX_121880A), translating into MKEKTNYSSLTKFFAVSLLVWVCQYSNESSATGKSWIEEHGKNNSLAARAGRVLREDEEVIAEQRNAFLKEKLIGLIEDGEEETDDNFNFAKRFNALIQEENFQKGLNSLMKDENKKRQMNPYEYDDDIVKLHNTFNFKDNNKNVDKDVNLIEFEDFGKVQNLQKLNNQPAKQTNPFTVSNDYAKQSSSQNLYSDSAKRVNKLAPSDDFGKLHNSINVNKQPVNKPTIIAPTDDFEKLHNSINVNKQPTDKPTAITPSDDFGKLHNSINVNRQPTDKPTAITPSDDFGKLHNSINVNRQPVKKPTIIRPVDGFVKQQNYQNVNKQSTKEPSLVDSTDDFEKLHNSLSYKKPNEKRSSAYRDNDNFEKRYSTLKDDFYSEKLFNSAYKKGNYESKDKAHELSYYDDEPRRHQNYKSDFSDLKKNGRPNAHFDKMYNDLLKGTNFESEKRVLKYVDDQPRNGSGKPLIDFSEDFPKNSYERYSNDVRKSPYTKSRSSALSYAQNVEKILNKLKYFSNVETAVRELKNDPSFKKILNELQNGNALERLFYVLKYSDDSEEIISELKKSDNIEKLIYVLNHYENNSQPPKRETLKKASSKKDYDGNSKLSLLNIKKKKIILWITKMFNKFDKMYEDQLLSLFSSDLDDDENDSSEHKKILHIVKYVKVLIPIALCAVIIAVFSVLQNVTYYIISALLAASAVGYTIFKLKKCHYKKKVERINKENAKKSSKPSKPSIIKTFAF; encoded by the exons atgaaagaaaaaacgaactATTCATCCTTAACTAAATTTTTCGCggtttcccttttggtgTGGGTATGCCAGTATTCTAATGAG tCATCTGCCACCGGTAAATCATGGATTGAGGAACACGGCAAAAACAACTCATTAGCTGCAAGAGCTGGTAGGGTATTAAgggaggatgaagaagtaATTGCAGAACAGAGAAATGCCTTCCTTAAAGAAAAGTTGATAGGATTAATAGAAgatggagaagaagaaactgATGACAATTTCAACTTTGCAAAAAGGTTTAATGCGTTAATACAGGAAGAAAACTTCCAAAAAGGATTAAATTCATTGATGAAagatgaaaacaaaaaaagacaaatgaACCCCTATGAATATGATGATGATATTGTAAAATTGCACAACACATTCAATTTTAAAGACAACAATAAGAATGTTGACAAGGATGTAAATTTAATAGAATTTGAAGATTTTGGAAAAGtgcaaaatttacaaaaattgaaCAACCAACCTGCGAAACAGACGAACCCATTTACTGTTTCTAACGATTACGCAAAACAAAGTAGTTCCCAAAATTTGTACAGCGATTCTGCAAAAAGAGTAAATAAACTTGCTCCTTCTGATGACTTCGGAAAACTCCACAATTCTATTAACGTTAACAAACAACCTGTGAACAAACCAACTATAATTGCTCCTACTGACGACTTCGAAAAGCTCCACAATTCTATTAACGTCAACAAACAACCTACGGACAAACCAACTGCAATTACTCCTTCTGACGACTTCGGAAAGCTCCACAATTCTATTAATGTTAACAGACAACCTACGGACAAACCAACTGCAATTACTCCTTCTGACGACTTCGGAAAGCTCCACAATTCTATTAATGTTAACAGACAACCTGTGAAAAAACCAACTATAATTCGTCCAGTTGACGGTTTCGTAAAACAAcaaaattaccaaaatgtTAACAAACAATCAACAAAAGAGCCCAGTTTAGTTGATTCTACGGACGACTTTGAAAAACTACACAATTCATTAAGTTATAAAAagccaaatgaaaaaagatcAAGTGCATACAGAGATAACgataattttgaaaaaagataTAGTACATTAAAAGATGACTTCTATTCTGAGAAACTATTTAATagtgcatataaaaaaggcaactACGAATCTAAAGATAAAGCTCACGAATTATCATATTATGATGATGAACCAAGGAGACATCAGAATTATAAAAGTGATTTCAGtgatttaaagaaaaatggaagaccTAATGCACATTTTGATAAGATGTATAACGATTTActaaaaggaaccaattTTGAATCAGAAAAAAGAGTTCTAAAATATGTAGATGATCAACCAAGAAATGGTTCAGGAAAACCATTAATTGACTTTTCAGAAGATTTTCCCAAAAATAGCTATGAAAGATATTCCAATGATGTGAGAAAAAGTCCTTATACTAAAAGTAGATCAAGTGCATTGTCATATGCCCAAAATGTCGAAAAAAtacttaataaattaaaatattttagtaaTGTTGAAACAGCAGTtcgtgaattaaaaaatgatcctagctttaaaaaaatacttaatGAACTACAAAATGGTAACGCACTTGAAAGACTATTTTATGTATTGAAATATTCTGACGATTCTGAAGAAATAATTTCtgaattgaaaaaaagtgacaacattgaaaaattaatttatgtattgAACCATTACGAAAATAATTCTCAACCCccaaaaagagaaacattaaaaaaggcaTCATCAAAAAAAGATTATGATGGAAACAGtaaattatcattattaaacataaaaaagaaaaaaataatattgtgGATAACGAAAATGTTCaataaatttgataaaatGTATGAAGATCAGTTGTTATCTTTATTCAGTTCCGACTTAGATGATGATGAGAATGATTCTTcagagcataaaaaaattttgcatattGTGAAATACGTTAAAGTTCTAATACCAATTGCACTGTGTGCAGTAATCATAGCCGTTTTTAGTGTATTGCAAAATGTTACCTATTATATCATATCAGCCCTATTAGCTGCCTCAGCAGTAGGATATACCATCtttaaattaaagaaatgccattataagaaaaaagtcGAAAGAATAAACaaggaaaatgcaaaaaaatcttcaaaaCCATCAAAACCATCAATAATAAAAACCTTTGCTTTCTAA